The following proteins come from a genomic window of Paenibacillus spongiae:
- a CDS encoding ArsB/NhaD family transporter — protein sequence MEQQAIVAIAVFLITYAMIITEKIHRTIVAMLGGLLVVLLGIVDVESAISHHIDFNTLGLLIGMMIIVSITAKTGLFTYIAVAAAKKAKGEPVKILVALAIITAIGSAFLDNVTTVLLIVPVTFSITRQLKVPPFPFLFTQILASNIGGTATLIGDPPNIMIGSAVPELTFMAFIENLTPIVVLIMLVHLPIFVLLFRKRLRTTEEYKQGIMKMDVSELITDRPLLVRCLVVLALTIAGFFLHQTFHVESSVVALTGAFVLLLLAGEHAMEEAFTRVEWTTIFFFIGLFTLVGSLVDTGVIGDLAVKAMELTGGDLVATSMLILWMSAIASAFMDNIPFVATMIPLIQEMGNMGMQNLEPLWWSLALGACLGGNGTLIGASANLITAGLSAKEGHPITFVQFLKYGFPFMLLSVGMSAVYIYLRYLL from the coding sequence ATGGAACAGCAAGCGATTGTGGCTATTGCCGTCTTCTTAATTACCTATGCGATGATTATTACGGAGAAAATTCATCGTACGATCGTCGCGATGCTGGGCGGATTGTTGGTTGTGCTGCTGGGCATCGTGGACGTTGAATCAGCCATCTCTCATCATATCGATTTCAATACGCTGGGGCTATTGATCGGCATGATGATCATCGTGAGCATAACGGCCAAAACCGGACTGTTCACCTATATTGCGGTCGCAGCAGCCAAGAAGGCCAAAGGCGAGCCCGTGAAGATTCTGGTCGCACTCGCCATTATTACAGCCATAGGCTCGGCATTTCTGGACAATGTCACGACCGTTCTGTTGATCGTACCGGTCACATTCAGCATTACCAGACAGCTGAAGGTGCCGCCGTTTCCGTTCCTGTTTACCCAGATTCTGGCCTCCAATATAGGCGGGACGGCTACCCTGATCGGAGATCCGCCGAATATTATGATTGGCAGCGCCGTGCCGGAGCTGACCTTCATGGCATTCATTGAGAACTTGACGCCAATCGTCGTGCTCATCATGCTGGTTCATCTCCCTATATTCGTTCTGCTATTTCGCAAGCGTCTCCGGACGACGGAGGAATATAAGCAGGGGATCATGAAGATGGACGTAAGCGAATTGATTACCGACCGGCCGCTGCTGGTTCGCTGCCTGGTCGTTCTGGCTTTGACGATCGCAGGCTTCTTCCTGCACCAGACCTTCCATGTGGAATCGTCCGTCGTGGCGCTGACAGGGGCATTCGTCCTGCTGCTCCTCGCCGGAGAGCACGCCATGGAGGAAGCCTTCACCCGCGTGGAGTGGACAACCATCTTCTTCTTTATCGGGCTGTTTACGCTGGTTGGCAGTTTGGTGGATACCGGGGTTATCGGCGACCTGGCGGTGAAAGCCATGGAGCTGACGGGAGGCGATCTGGTTGCGACCTCAATGCTTATCTTATGGATGAGCGCGATCGCATCCGCCTTTATGGACAATATCCCCTTCGTGGCAACCATGATTCCGTTGATTCAGGAAATGGGCAATATGGGCATGCAGAATCTGGAGCCGCTATGGTGGAGCTTGGCGCTTGGGGCTTGCCTGGGCGGCAACGGAACGCTTATCGGAGCCAGTGCCAACCTCATTACGGCGGGATTATCCGCCAAAGAAGGCCATCCCATCACGTTCGTTCAATTTCTGAAATACGGATTTCCCTTCATGCTGCTTTCCGTCGGGATGTCTGCCGTGTATATTTATTTGAGATATTTGCTCTGA
- a CDS encoding class II aldolase/adducin family protein, translated as MPHIERVRKELQHTGKYMMEYELAWGNAGNISARTENDRYLITASGTFLGELDSPDLIECDLAGRSYGTEGRRPSKETPMHRAVYENRPEIGAVLHASPFYSTLVASSKIEIPSNWFVETMYYLERVERVPYYHPGSDALGEGVREKVKLANVLLLENHGVLVYDTTIREARMALQTLEMACRMLVVSQSAGIPISGLSAATERDFLDKAGYKPRRVWTV; from the coding sequence ATGCCGCATATAGAGCGTGTAAGAAAAGAACTGCAGCATACAGGCAAGTATATGATGGAATATGAGCTTGCATGGGGAAATGCGGGCAATATCAGCGCCCGGACCGAAAACGATCGATATTTGATTACCGCCAGCGGGACATTCCTCGGTGAGCTGGACAGCCCGGATCTGATCGAATGCGATCTGGCGGGCCGCTCGTACGGTACGGAAGGCCGGAGGCCTTCGAAGGAAACGCCGATGCACCGGGCCGTGTATGAGAACCGCCCAGAGATTGGCGCCGTTCTGCATGCCTCACCTTTCTACAGCACGCTCGTCGCCAGCTCCAAAATCGAAATTCCTTCGAACTGGTTCGTCGAGACGATGTATTATCTGGAGAGGGTGGAGCGCGTACCTTATTATCACCCGGGGTCCGATGCGCTGGGGGAAGGCGTTCGCGAGAAAGTGAAGCTGGCCAATGTGCTGCTGCTTGAAAATCATGGCGTTCTTGTGTATGATACGACAATCCGCGAAGCGCGAATGGCGTTGCAGACGCTTGAGATGGCTTGCCGGATGCTGGTCGTCTCGCAATCCGCCGGGATTCCGATATCCGGATTGTCTGCAGCGACGGAGCGGGACTTCCTAGATAAAGCCGGCTATAAGCCGAGAAGAGTGTGGACGGTTTAG